In a single window of the Desulfovibrio sp. TomC genome:
- a CDS encoding SLC13 family permease produces MLSPSPPAAPAMTPPQRLALAAVLLTAMVLFQPFVVIDNQLRVAAAILLSIGLWTTGWLPPWLTAIVFFTLCMAGKLAPASTVFAGFASSAVWLVFSGAVLGEAIRHTGLGDRLARRLAPALTRSYTRAVAGVTLFSAALLFVMPSSMGRVMLLLPILASLADRLGYLPGRKGRHGLFLGGLLGTYLPATAVLPANIPNNVLAGAMESVLGAAPSYATYFLLHFPILGALRLGILIALLAVLYRDTPRPADPATAEGPDQTPATALQKRLGLVLVLAVALWSSDSWHHIPAAWTGMLAALVCLYPGSGLLPANAFGTLRFEAIFYVAGIVSLGAVADHSGLGSSLARMAIAALPLSPEAPGLAFGLLTGLSTLVGLAVTLPGVPPVMTPLVPDLAAAVGWSPLAVAMTQVVAFSSVILPYQAPPLVVAIQAGYVPGRDVTRLCLITAAITIIGLWPLTYWWWRVLGIIG; encoded by the coding sequence ATGCTTTCGCCCTCGCCCCCTGCCGCCCCGGCCATGACCCCGCCCCAGCGTCTGGCCCTGGCCGCCGTTCTCCTGACCGCCATGGTCCTTTTCCAGCCGTTTGTCGTTATTGACAATCAGCTCCGGGTCGCGGCGGCGATCCTCTTGTCCATCGGCCTGTGGACCACCGGCTGGCTGCCGCCGTGGCTGACCGCCATCGTCTTTTTCACCCTGTGCATGGCCGGCAAGCTGGCTCCGGCCAGCACTGTCTTTGCCGGGTTTGCCTCCTCGGCGGTCTGGCTGGTCTTCTCCGGGGCGGTCCTGGGCGAAGCCATCCGCCACACCGGCCTGGGCGACCGGCTGGCCCGGCGGCTGGCCCCGGCCCTGACGCGCTCGTATACCCGGGCCGTGGCCGGGGTGACGCTTTTTTCCGCAGCGCTGCTCTTTGTCATGCCCTCGTCCATGGGCCGGGTCATGCTGCTGCTGCCCATCCTGGCCTCCCTGGCCGACCGGTTGGGCTACCTGCCCGGCCGCAAGGGCCGCCACGGGCTTTTCCTCGGCGGCCTGCTTGGCACCTATCTGCCCGCTACCGCCGTGCTGCCGGCCAACATTCCCAACAATGTCCTGGCCGGGGCCATGGAATCCGTACTCGGCGCAGCCCCTTCCTACGCCACCTATTTCCTGCTCCACTTCCCCATCCTCGGGGCCTTGCGCCTGGGCATCCTCATTGCCCTATTGGCCGTGCTCTACCGCGACACCCCCCGCCCCGCCGATCCGGCCACGGCCGAAGGCCCGGACCAGACCCCAGCCACCGCGCTCCAGAAACGCCTGGGGCTGGTGCTGGTCCTGGCCGTGGCCCTGTGGTCAAGCGACAGCTGGCACCACATACCGGCCGCCTGGACCGGAATGCTGGCGGCGCTGGTCTGCCTGTATCCGGGCAGCGGCCTGCTCCCGGCCAATGCCTTTGGGACGCTTCGGTTCGAGGCGATTTTTTACGTGGCCGGCATTGTGAGTCTGGGCGCGGTGGCCGACCACAGCGGCCTGGGCAGCAGTCTGGCCCGGATGGCCATTGCCGCACTGCCGCTTTCGCCCGAGGCCCCGGGATTGGCCTTCGGGCTGCTGACGGGTCTGTCCACCCTGGTGGGGCTGGCGGTAACGCTGCCCGGCGTGCCGCCGGTCATGACGCCGCTTGTGCCGGATCTGGCCGCAGCCGTCGGCTGGTCGCCTCTGGCCGTGGCCATGACCCAGGTGGTGGCGTTCTCGTCGGTGATCCTGCCCTATCAGGCCCCGCCCCTGGTGGTGGCCATCCAGGCCGGCTACGTGCCGGGCCGGGATGTGACGCGGCTGTGCCTCATAACCGCCGCCATCACCATCATTGGCCTATGGCCGCTTACGTACTGGTGGTGGCGCGTGCTTGGGATCATCGGCTAG
- a CDS encoding chemotaxis protein CheW, with protein sequence MSEPTTMKQENELLQLVTFGIGDEEFGIDILKVQEIIRTMAITKVPNSPPYVEGVINLRGKVIPVIDLRSRFNMDYHPHDNQTRIIVIELHGMIIGFVVDGVSEVLRIQSNTVEPPPPVVSGIESEYIKGVGKLDDRLLILLDLDKLIPVEELTR encoded by the coding sequence ATGAGCGAACCGACCACGATGAAGCAGGAAAACGAACTCCTCCAACTCGTCACCTTCGGGATCGGCGACGAAGAATTCGGCATCGACATTCTCAAAGTGCAGGAAATCATCCGCACGATGGCCATCACGAAGGTGCCCAATTCCCCTCCCTATGTCGAAGGGGTCATCAACCTGCGGGGGAAGGTGATTCCCGTCATTGATTTACGCAGCCGATTCAACATGGACTATCATCCGCATGACAACCAGACCCGGATCATCGTCATCGAACTCCACGGAATGATTATCGGGTTTGTTGTCGACGGCGTGTCCGAAGTCCTGCGCATCCAATCGAACACGGTCGAGCCGCCGCCGCCCGTCGTTTCCGGGATAGAATCCGAATACATCAAGGGCGTGGGCAAACTCGACGACCGGTTGCTCATCCTGCTCGACCTGGACAAGCTTATCCCGGTGGAAGAATTGACCCGCTGA
- a CDS encoding class I SAM-dependent methyltransferase — MHFDSIEYAGLRVLRRFFFTEKRLAAWGSRLPYYRVNQGVTDPTAIATAYAADLGRLGVDVAGKRVIEIGCGSANGAGYALAARGAASVVCHEPYALHDVGLDAKHLEAQVIRHPSVKFSVVRRVATLAGLPDASADIIVSNSVLEHVADTQALFADLARLLAPGGVMVHRVDYRDHFFKYPFQFLLYSKRTWNWFLNPGDLPRWRYDDHAGALAQAGFDVSVLDYERDEDGFAAIADRLHPDFQDRDPDMLNIIQATLVCLRRPGGALPLLDHPTGGTASPRTPPTGGDRA; from the coding sequence TTGCACTTTGACAGCATTGAATATGCGGGCCTTCGGGTGCTGCGCCGGTTTTTTTTCACGGAAAAGCGGCTGGCCGCCTGGGGCAGCCGGCTGCCATACTACCGGGTCAACCAGGGCGTGACCGACCCGACCGCCATTGCCACAGCCTACGCCGCCGACCTTGGCCGCCTGGGGGTGGACGTGGCGGGCAAGCGTGTGATCGAGATCGGTTGCGGCTCGGCCAATGGTGCCGGCTACGCCCTGGCCGCCAGGGGCGCGGCCTCGGTTGTCTGCCACGAGCCCTATGCCCTCCACGACGTGGGCCTGGACGCCAAGCACCTGGAGGCCCAGGTCATCCGCCATCCCAGCGTGAAATTTTCCGTGGTGCGCCGGGTCGCCACCCTGGCCGGCCTGCCCGATGCCTCGGCCGACATCATCGTGTCCAATTCGGTCCTGGAGCACGTGGCCGATACCCAGGCCCTTTTTGCTGATCTGGCCCGGCTGCTGGCTCCGGGCGGGGTCATGGTCCACCGGGTCGATTACCGCGACCATTTCTTCAAATATCCCTTCCAGTTCCTGCTCTATTCCAAGCGGACCTGGAACTGGTTTCTAAACCCCGGCGATCTGCCCCGCTGGCGCTACGACGACCATGCCGGCGCCCTGGCCCAGGCCGGTTTTGACGTCTCGGTCCTTGATTACGAGCGCGACGAAGACGGCTTTGCCGCCATAGCCGACCGCCTCCACCCCGACTTTCAGGACCGCGATCCTGATATGCTAAATATTATCCAGGCGACGTTGGTGTGCCTCCGGCGGCCAGGAGGGGCGTTGCCCCTCCTGGACCACCCCACCGGGGGGACTGCGTCCCCCCGGACCCCCCCGACTGGGGGTGACCGCGCATGA
- a CDS encoding sensor domain-containing diguanylate cyclase produces the protein MDADSRTRKDLLLEVGVLQRRVADLEAERERYMEVERVLRQGEDRYRRLLESVTDYVYTVVVRDGRPVATDHGANCLAVTGYTAQEYHDSPLLWLTMVPPEDRPAVLEHAARLLAGEDAGPLEHRIVHKDGTIRHVRNTPVLHRDAAGQLVAYDGIVNDITERKRAEELFTRLSLHDGLTGLPGRALYMDRLRQTIALAERHNERAAVYFIDLDHFKDVNDQHGHETGDAVLAQAAQRLVHCVRRSDTVARLGGDEFVALTPGIGETTHAAAIAGKMVAALREPFLVRGATCRLGASVGVAFFPDDAVRGGELLRLADAAMYAAKNAGRNGWRMAGSLGEEAPAVLADDPKHAPPPVRKRP, from the coding sequence ATGGACGCCGATTCCCGGACCCGGAAGGACCTGCTGCTGGAGGTTGGGGTTTTGCAGCGGCGCGTGGCCGATCTTGAGGCCGAGCGCGAGCGGTATATGGAAGTGGAGCGGGTCTTGCGCCAGGGCGAGGACCGATACCGCCGGCTGCTTGAGTCGGTCACGGACTATGTCTACACCGTGGTGGTGCGCGACGGTCGGCCTGTGGCCACGGATCATGGGGCCAACTGTCTGGCCGTGACCGGATATACGGCGCAGGAGTACCACGACAGTCCGCTCTTGTGGCTGACCATGGTGCCGCCGGAGGATCGGCCGGCCGTGCTGGAACATGCCGCCCGCTTGCTGGCCGGGGAGGACGCCGGGCCGCTAGAGCACCGCATTGTCCACAAGGACGGCACCATCCGTCATGTGCGCAACACCCCGGTGCTGCACCGCGATGCCGCCGGACAGCTTGTGGCCTACGACGGCATTGTCAACGACATCACCGAACGCAAGCGGGCCGAGGAGCTTTTCACCCGTTTGTCCCTGCACGACGGGCTGACCGGCCTGCCCGGACGGGCGCTGTACATGGACCGGCTGCGCCAGACGATTGCCCTGGCCGAGCGCCACAATGAGCGGGCAGCCGTGTATTTCATCGATCTGGACCATTTCAAGGACGTCAACGACCAGCACGGCCATGAGACAGGGGATGCGGTGCTGGCCCAGGCGGCCCAGCGTCTGGTGCATTGCGTGCGCCGTTCCGACACCGTGGCCCGGCTTGGCGGCGACGAGTTTGTGGCCCTGACCCCGGGTATCGGCGAAACGACGCATGCGGCGGCCATCGCCGGGAAGATGGTGGCGGCCCTGCGCGAGCCGTTTCTGGTCCGCGGGGCGACGTGCCGGCTTGGGGCCAGCGTCGGGGTGGCTTTTTTCCCGGACGACGCCGTGCGCGGCGGGGAACTGCTGCGGCTGGCCGATGCGGCCATGTACGCCGCCAAGAACGCCGGTCGAAACGGCTGGCGCATGGCCGGCAGCCTGGGGGAGGAGGCTCCCGCCGTCCTAGCCGATGATCCCAAGCACGCGCCACCACCAGTACGTAAGCGGCCATAG
- the asnB gene encoding asparagine synthase (glutamine-hydrolyzing), which yields MCGICGFLTDQGSPETLANILAAMNGRLAHRGPDGEGLFCDAFPQGGGAALGHRRLAIIDLVTGDQPLFNETRTLTIVFNGEIYNFQELRQELLAKGHVFASRSDTEVIIHLYEELGPACVARLRGMFALAIWDSARRELFLARDPFGKKPLYYAAIPGGLAFGSEPKAVLTHPAVTARLDAEAVAHYLTLQHVPEPSTGFIGVASLPAGHTLLRRDGRTHIERFFRLEYQPKLTGSVDALAAELRERVTEAVRLRLVADVPLGAHLSGGVDSAIVTAVMAGLTDQPVRTFSIGFAEEAFSETPKARAVAERFGTRHTEFIVGFDEARSVMEAVVAATDMPFADPSALAAWHLCRLTREHVTVALNGDGGDEMFAGYQRYWLDPLADAYARLPRILTRRLVPWLADKIPARGDVPVEADWRAGLKRLAQAVSLPRAASLVRWGSYFSPTDRLALLRPEFAKAAGPADSVALYEYTAAASKADAALDASLFADAAIYLPGDLLVKADRMAMASGLEGRSPLLDTELAAFAARLPVRLKLRGLTGKYLLRRAFADCLPPGIANQSKRGFGLPVTGWFRGPLREFAGDLLTNGRVARDVARPEAVAAILDAHAAGRADHGKRIFALVMLELWLRRFFAAR from the coding sequence ATGTGTGGCATCTGCGGCTTTTTGACCGACCAGGGCAGCCCCGAGACGCTGGCCAACATCCTGGCCGCCATGAACGGGCGGCTGGCCCATCGCGGCCCGGACGGCGAGGGCCTTTTTTGCGACGCCTTTCCCCAGGGCGGCGGCGCGGCCCTGGGCCATCGCCGGCTGGCCATTATCGACCTTGTGACCGGCGACCAGCCGCTTTTTAACGAAACGCGCACGCTGACCATTGTTTTTAACGGCGAAATCTACAATTTTCAGGAGCTTCGCCAGGAACTGCTGGCCAAGGGCCACGTGTTCGCCAGCCGCAGCGACACCGAGGTCATCATCCACCTCTACGAGGAGCTCGGACCGGCCTGCGTGGCCCGGCTTCGCGGCATGTTTGCCCTGGCCATCTGGGACAGCGCCCGCCGTGAGCTTTTTCTGGCCCGCGATCCCTTTGGCAAAAAGCCGCTCTATTACGCCGCCATCCCGGGTGGTCTGGCCTTTGGCTCGGAACCCAAGGCGGTGCTCACCCATCCGGCCGTGACCGCCCGGCTGGATGCCGAGGCCGTGGCCCATTACCTGACGCTCCAGCACGTGCCCGAGCCTTCGACCGGCTTTATCGGCGTCGCCAGCCTGCCTGCCGGGCATACCCTGCTGCGGCGCGACGGCCGGACCCATATCGAACGCTTTTTTCGGTTGGAGTACCAGCCCAAGCTGACCGGTTCTGTGGACGCCCTGGCCGCCGAACTGCGAGAGCGGGTGACCGAGGCCGTGCGCCTGCGCCTGGTGGCCGATGTGCCGCTTGGGGCGCATCTGTCCGGCGGGGTGGACTCGGCCATTGTGACCGCTGTCATGGCCGGGCTGACCGACCAGCCCGTGCGCACCTTTTCCATCGGCTTTGCCGAGGAAGCCTTCAGCGAAACCCCCAAGGCCCGGGCCGTGGCCGAACGCTTTGGCACGCGGCACACGGAATTTATCGTCGGCTTTGACGAGGCCCGAAGCGTCATGGAAGCGGTGGTCGCGGCCACGGACATGCCCTTTGCCGATCCCTCGGCCCTGGCTGCCTGGCACCTGTGCCGGCTGACGCGGGAGCATGTCACCGTGGCCTTAAACGGCGACGGCGGCGATGAGATGTTTGCCGGCTACCAGCGCTACTGGCTCGATCCCCTGGCCGATGCCTATGCCCGTCTGCCCCGGATCCTGACCCGTCGTCTGGTCCCCTGGTTGGCCGATAAAATCCCGGCCCGGGGGGATGTGCCGGTCGAGGCCGACTGGCGCGCCGGCCTCAAACGGCTGGCCCAGGCCGTGAGTCTTCCCCGCGCCGCCAGCCTCGTGCGCTGGGGCTCGTACTTCTCGCCAACCGACCGCCTGGCCTTACTGCGCCCGGAATTCGCCAAGGCTGCCGGCCCGGCCGATTCCGTGGCCCTCTACGAATACACGGCTGCCGCATCCAAGGCCGACGCCGCTCTGGACGCCAGCCTTTTTGCCGACGCCGCCATCTATCTGCCCGGAGACCTGCTGGTCAAAGCCGACCGCATGGCCATGGCGAGCGGCCTGGAAGGGCGTTCGCCGCTGCTCGATACGGAGTTGGCCGCCTTCGCCGCCCGGCTGCCCGTGCGCCTCAAGCTGCGGGGCCTGACCGGCAAGTACCTGCTGCGCCGGGCCTTTGCCGATTGCCTGCCGCCGGGGATCGCCAACCAGTCCAAGCGCGGCTTCGGCCTGCCGGTGACCGGCTGGTTCCGCGGCCCGCTGCGCGAATTTGCAGGCGATCTGCTGACCAACGGCCGGGTTGCCCGCGACGTCGCCCGCCCCGAGGCCGTCGCAGCTATACTCGACGCCCACGCCGCCGGCCGGGCCGACCACGGCAAACGCATTTTCGCCCTGGTCATGCTGGAGCTGTGGCTGCGCCGCTTTTTTGCGGCCCGCTGA
- a CDS encoding PEP/pyruvate-binding domain-containing protein: MFGKLARAVKSFFSDSQSDVPQGLTEEQIQTEFKKRYHHFKLLLTANKKALELMTEMEEALNGRRTFGMAFIRAHSTAVSVNVYKIVEHLNAIAPGRYAELYNRIKDIQRRIGECLAASCTQDTPADLVIPMGKAGRDLADLVGGKMAGLGEIVRRTGLPVPPGFAITARAYHRLIGDNDLKDEIYRLLQSAGPDDQRNLMILSSQIRNKITETTVPEDVAKAILAAYDTLCAPFGRPMPVSLRSSALGEDEAGQTFAGQFSSKLNVGPEDILQCYKEIVASKYSPQAMTYRFNRGIPDEDVAMCVGVMAMVDAVAGGVIYSRNPLDIRDDSIHIHSAFGLAKSVVDGSVGTDEFVFVRETPPRLSERHIRRKDQEFMCLPGEGVCRTETTGQRAMEPSISDETATSLAEATVTLEAMYGAPVDVEWAVDGAGAIWFLQCRELVQLPSQSGGGESRVYGTPLASGGVTASPGAGCGPVFVVRREADLLRFPRGGVLVAVEAPPRYASVIDMASAIITEKGGAAGHLANVAREFRVPSIMGLAGATSLLAPETEVTVDADGRAVYPGRLQELLDEAAAQRQPAPERITPMHAILRRVMDQITPLHLIDPNVPAFAPENCASLHDVTRFCHEKSVSEMFNFGQEFHFSKRAAKQLKYKGTAMKWWFINLDDGFTHEVPGKYVKLEEICSIPVGALWDGIIAIPWQGPPPVDGRGLMSIIIQASTNPQLEAASHSSFSERNYFMVSSNYMCLSSRFGFHFCTVEAMVGDRPSENYVSFQFKGGAAEYTRRRRRAQFVGEILEIHGFVVEVTEDASFARVSGGPQEEMQQALTVIGYMLMHTRQLDMIMHNEPMVQSYKQKILDDLVTVVGAPTHAVPPCPVQASETTAEAETTA, from the coding sequence GTGTTCGGCAAACTCGCGCGTGCGGTGAAGAGCTTTTTTTCCGACAGCCAGTCGGATGTCCCCCAGGGACTGACCGAAGAGCAGATACAGACCGAATTCAAGAAACGCTACCACCATTTCAAGCTGCTCTTGACGGCCAACAAAAAGGCCCTGGAACTGATGACCGAGATGGAGGAGGCTTTAAACGGCCGCCGCACCTTCGGCATGGCCTTCATTCGAGCCCATTCCACGGCCGTATCGGTCAATGTCTACAAGATCGTCGAGCACCTAAACGCCATCGCCCCGGGCCGGTATGCGGAACTCTACAACCGCATCAAAGACATCCAGCGGCGCATCGGCGAATGCCTGGCCGCCTCCTGCACCCAGGACACCCCGGCCGATCTGGTCATCCCCATGGGCAAGGCCGGGCGCGATCTGGCCGATCTGGTGGGCGGCAAGATGGCCGGCCTCGGCGAGATCGTGCGCCGCACCGGACTGCCCGTGCCGCCGGGCTTCGCCATCACAGCCAGGGCCTATCACCGGCTCATCGGGGACAACGACCTCAAGGATGAGATTTACCGTCTGCTCCAGTCGGCCGGTCCCGACGATCAGCGCAACCTGATGATCTTAAGCTCGCAGATCCGCAACAAGATCACCGAGACCACGGTGCCGGAGGATGTGGCCAAGGCCATTCTGGCGGCCTACGACACCCTGTGCGCGCCCTTTGGCCGTCCGATGCCGGTGTCGCTGCGCAGCTCGGCCCTGGGCGAGGATGAGGCCGGGCAGACCTTTGCCGGCCAGTTTTCCTCCAAGCTCAACGTCGGTCCCGAGGACATCCTCCAGTGCTACAAGGAGATCGTGGCCAGCAAGTACAGCCCGCAAGCCATGACCTACCGCTTCAACCGGGGCATCCCGGATGAGGACGTGGCCATGTGCGTGGGCGTCATGGCCATGGTCGACGCGGTGGCCGGCGGGGTCATCTACTCCCGAAATCCCCTGGATATCCGCGACGACTCCATCCATATCCACAGCGCCTTCGGCCTGGCCAAGTCCGTGGTCGACGGCTCGGTTGGCACCGACGAGTTCGTGTTCGTCCGGGAAACGCCGCCGCGTTTGTCCGAGCGCCATATCCGGCGCAAGGACCAGGAGTTTATGTGTCTGCCCGGGGAGGGCGTGTGCCGCACCGAAACGACCGGCCAGCGGGCCATGGAACCGAGTATTTCCGACGAGACGGCCACGTCCCTGGCTGAGGCCACCGTGACGCTGGAGGCCATGTACGGCGCGCCGGTCGATGTGGAATGGGCCGTGGACGGGGCCGGGGCCATCTGGTTTTTGCAGTGCCGGGAGCTGGTGCAGTTGCCAAGCCAGTCCGGGGGCGGGGAGAGCCGGGTGTACGGCACGCCGCTGGCCTCGGGCGGGGTGACGGCCAGTCCGGGGGCGGGCTGCGGCCCGGTGTTTGTGGTGCGCCGGGAGGCCGACCTGCTGCGCTTTCCCCGGGGCGGCGTGCTGGTCGCGGTCGAGGCCCCGCCGCGCTATGCCTCGGTCATTGACATGGCCTCGGCCATTATTACGGAAAAAGGCGGCGCGGCCGGCCATCTGGCCAATGTGGCCCGGGAGTTTCGGGTGCCGTCCATCATGGGGCTGGCCGGGGCGACCAGTCTTTTGGCCCCGGAGACCGAGGTCACGGTGGATGCCGACGGCCGGGCGGTCTATCCGGGCCGGCTCCAGGAGCTGCTCGACGAGGCCGCTGCCCAGCGCCAGCCCGCGCCGGAGCGCATCACGCCCATGCATGCCATTTTGCGCCGGGTCATGGACCAGATCACGCCGCTGCATCTCATCGATCCCAATGTGCCGGCCTTTGCCCCGGAAAACTGCGCTTCGCTCCACGACGTCACCCGGTTTTGCCACGAAAAGTCCGTGTCCGAGATGTTCAATTTCGGCCAGGAGTTCCACTTCTCCAAGCGGGCGGCCAAGCAGCTCAAGTACAAGGGCACGGCCATGAAGTGGTGGTTTATCAACCTCGACGACGGCTTCACCCACGAAGTGCCGGGCAAATACGTCAAGCTGGAGGAAATCTGCTCGATTCCGGTCGGGGCCTTGTGGGACGGCATCATCGCCATCCCCTGGCAGGGGCCGCCGCCGGTGGACGGCCGGGGACTGATGTCGATCATTATCCAGGCCTCGACCAACCCGCAACTGGAGGCGGCCTCCCATTCGTCTTTTTCCGAGCGCAATTATTTCATGGTTTCGAGCAATTACATGTGCTTAAGTTCCCGCTTCGGGTTCCACTTCTGCACCGTGGAGGCCATGGTGGGCGACCGGCCGTCGGAAAACTACGTGAGTTTCCAGTTCAAGGGCGGGGCAGCGGAATATACCCGGCGTCGCCGCCGGGCCCAGTTCGTGGGCGAGATCCTGGAGATCCATGGCTTTGTGGTGGAGGTGACGGAAGACGCCTCCTTCGCCCGGGTCAGCGGCGGCCCCCAGGAGGAGATGCAGCAGGCCCTGACTGTTATCGGCTACATGCTCATGCACACCCGCCAGCTCGACATGATCATGCACAACGAGCCCATGGTGCAAAGCTACAAGCAGAAAATTCTGGACGATCTGGTCACCGTGGTGGGTGCGCCGACCCACGCGGTCCCCCCGTGTCCGGTCCAGGCGAGCGAGACGACGGCCGAAGCGGAAACGACCGCATAA
- a CDS encoding glycosyltransferase family 4 protein gives MSGTNAADTPIESFGEGRAREGNPFSQKGFPSRILSSLHLLLLNYEYPPIGGGAGNATANMARELASLGHRVRVVTAAFAGQAKREVVDGYELWRVAAVRRHADHCSPLEMLTFLASAGLALPVMQRQFKADACICFFGIPCGPAAWLLKVLCGVPYVVSLRGGDVPGFQPYDLAGYHRVTSPLIRFLWRHAAQVVANSRGLAGLARQSAGETPILMIPNGVDTERFRPAGESGAAGAVGESGAAGPVRLVFVGRVVRQKGLDVLLDALSRLPAELDYRLTIVGDGPLRPELAERAAGLGLADRVAFAGWAAREAMPGLLGGADLFVFPSRDEGMPNAVLEAMASGLPVVATRISGNEELVGDGETGFLVPPDDAPALAHALARLLADPGLCRRMGAAGRERVVREYSWQSVAERYAALCAGTGA, from the coding sequence ATGAGTGGAACCAACGCCGCCGACACCCCCATTGAAAGTTTTGGGGAAGGGAGAGCGCGAGAGGGAAACCCTTTTTCCCAAAAAGGGTTCCCCTCTCGCATTCTGTCTTCTCTCCATCTCCTCCTCCTCAACTACGAATATCCGCCCATAGGCGGCGGGGCGGGGAATGCCACGGCCAACATGGCCCGGGAGCTGGCCTCCTTGGGGCACCGGGTGCGGGTGGTGACGGCCGCCTTTGCCGGGCAGGCGAAGCGGGAGGTTGTGGACGGCTACGAGCTGTGGCGCGTTGCGGCTGTGCGGCGACATGCCGACCACTGTTCTCCGCTGGAGATGCTCACGTTTCTGGCCAGCGCCGGGCTGGCTCTGCCGGTCATGCAGCGGCAGTTCAAGGCCGATGCCTGCATCTGCTTTTTCGGCATCCCCTGTGGCCCGGCCGCCTGGCTGCTCAAGGTGCTTTGCGGCGTGCCCTATGTGGTGTCGCTTCGCGGCGGCGATGTGCCGGGGTTTCAGCCCTACGATCTGGCCGGCTACCACCGCGTGACCTCGCCGCTCATCCGTTTTTTGTGGCGTCATGCCGCCCAGGTCGTGGCCAACAGCCGGGGGCTGGCCGGACTGGCCCGGCAGTCGGCCGGGGAGACGCCCATTTTGATGATCCCAAACGGCGTGGACACCGAGCGGTTCCGGCCGGCCGGGGAATCTGGGGCGGCCGGGGCGGTCGGGGAATCTGGGGCGGCCGGTCCCGTGCGTCTGGTGTTCGTCGGCCGGGTGGTGCGCCAAAAGGGCCTTGATGTGCTGCTCGACGCCCTGTCCCGGCTGCCGGCCGAGCTTGACTATCGGCTGACCATTGTCGGCGACGGGCCGCTGCGGCCGGAACTGGCCGAGCGGGCCGCCGGCCTGGGCCTGGCCGACCGGGTGGCCTTTGCCGGTTGGGCGGCGCGTGAGGCCATGCCGGGGCTGCTTGGCGGGGCTGACCTGTTTGTTTTTCCCTCCCGGGACGAGGGGATGCCCAATGCCGTGCTGGAAGCCATGGCCTCGGGGCTGCCGGTGGTGGCCACGCGGATTTCCGGCAACGAGGAGCTGGTTGGCGACGGCGAGACCGGCTTTCTGGTCCCTCCCGACGATGCGCCGGCCCTGGCTCATGCCCTGGCCCGGCTGTTGGCCGACCCAGGCCTTTGCCGCCGGATGGGCGCGGCCGGGCGGGAGCGGGTGGTGCGGGAGTATTCCTGGCAAAGCGTGGCCGAGCGCTATGCGGCGCTTTGCGCCGGGACAGGAGCGTAA